The following are encoded together in the Nocardioides sp. Arc9.136 genome:
- a CDS encoding DUF3140 domain-containing protein: MSAEGLDEVWDDWKEAVNMTASELESWLESDDSRRVGQKSGGGESTGHKSGKRIVGILRTKKGDLTDADVAHMRKVVGYVHRHLAQGPDKDVEHSDWRYSLMNWGHDPTKG; this comes from the coding sequence ATGAGCGCCGAGGGCCTCGACGAGGTCTGGGACGACTGGAAGGAGGCGGTCAACATGACCGCCTCGGAGCTGGAGTCGTGGCTGGAGAGCGACGACTCCCGGCGCGTCGGCCAGAAGTCCGGCGGCGGCGAGTCCACCGGCCACAAGTCGGGGAAGCGCATCGTGGGGATCCTGCGCACCAAGAAGGGCGACCTGACCGACGCCGACGTCGCGCACATGCGCAAGGTCGTCGGCTACGTGCACCGCCACCTCGCCCAGGGGCCGGACAAGGACGTCGAGCACAGCGACTGGCGCTACTCGCTGATGAACTGGGGCCACGACCCGACGAAGGGGTGA
- a CDS encoding kynureninase, translating into MSARPTSAELDARDPLAAYRSRFVGAEDPSVVAYLDGNSLGRPVATVAGRLAEFVEGAWGDRLIRSWDESWMDEPTRVGDRLGRVVLGAGPGQVVVGDSTSVLLYKLLRAAVDARPGRREVVVDRDNFPTDRYLVEGVAAECGLEVRWVEAHPDAGVTADDLVPALGPRTALVLLSHVAFRSGHVADGAALTTLVHDAGALVVWDLSHSAGSVEVELDAWGADLAVGCTYKYLNGGPGSPAFAYVRADLVPEVQQPLWGWMGHADPFAMGPGYEPAPGIRRMLTGTPPVLAMQPLQAMLDLVEEAGMPAVRAKAMALTEHAVALADERLATYGVRLASPRDPAGRGAHVMLEHPAFREVTALLWQRGVVPDFRPPSGLRVGLSPLSTSFVEVERGIDAVATALGELTA; encoded by the coding sequence GTGAGCGCGCGGCCGACGTCGGCCGAGCTCGACGCGCGCGACCCGCTCGCGGCGTACCGCTCCCGCTTCGTCGGCGCCGAGGACCCCTCGGTGGTCGCCTACCTCGACGGCAACTCGCTGGGCCGGCCGGTGGCGACCGTGGCGGGGCGGCTGGCGGAGTTCGTCGAGGGCGCGTGGGGCGACCGGCTGATCCGCAGCTGGGACGAGTCCTGGATGGACGAGCCGACGCGGGTCGGCGACCGGCTCGGCCGGGTGGTCCTCGGCGCCGGCCCCGGCCAGGTCGTCGTCGGCGACTCGACCTCGGTGCTGCTCTACAAGCTCCTGCGGGCGGCCGTTGACGCGCGGCCCGGCCGGCGCGAGGTGGTCGTCGACCGCGACAACTTCCCCACCGACCGCTACCTGGTCGAGGGGGTCGCCGCCGAGTGCGGGCTCGAGGTCCGCTGGGTCGAGGCGCACCCCGACGCCGGCGTCACCGCCGACGACCTCGTGCCTGCGCTCGGCCCGCGGACGGCCCTGGTGCTGCTCAGCCACGTCGCGTTCCGGTCCGGCCACGTGGCCGACGGGGCGGCGCTCACCACCCTGGTCCACGACGCCGGCGCGCTCGTCGTCTGGGACCTCAGCCACTCGGCCGGGTCGGTCGAGGTCGAGCTCGACGCGTGGGGCGCGGACCTCGCGGTCGGCTGCACCTACAAGTACCTCAACGGCGGCCCCGGCTCCCCCGCCTTCGCCTACGTCCGCGCCGACCTGGTGCCGGAGGTCCAGCAGCCGCTGTGGGGCTGGATGGGCCACGCCGACCCGTTCGCGATGGGGCCGGGCTACGAGCCCGCCCCCGGCATCCGGCGGATGCTCACCGGGACCCCGCCGGTGCTCGCGATGCAGCCGCTGCAGGCGATGCTCGACCTCGTCGAGGAGGCCGGCATGCCGGCGGTCCGCGCGAAGGCGATGGCGCTGACCGAGCACGCGGTCGCGCTCGCCGACGAGCGGCTGGCGACGTACGGCGTCCGGCTGGCGAGCCCGCGGGACCCCGCCGGGCGCGGGGCGCACGTGATGCTCGAGCACCCGGCATTCCGGGAGGTGACCGCCCTGCTCTGGCAGCGGGGGGTCGTGCCCGACTTCCGGCCGCCGTCGGGCCTCCGGGTCGGGCTCTCCCCGCTCAGCACGAGCTTCGTCGAGGTCGAGCGGGGGATCGACGCCGTGGCCACCGCGCTCGGGGAGCTCACCGCCTGA
- the kynA gene encoding tryptophan 2,3-dioxygenase, which translates to MTPDTHEHPSATRPLEAGVRTDFHGAMSYGRYLDLDRLLAAQHPRSRPEHHDELLFIIQHQTSELWLKLVLHELREARALMDRDQLAPALKCLARVKATMRTLIQQWSVLATLTPREYSEFRGALGSSSGFQSHQYRAVEFLLGNKAPGMLRVFESEPEAHALLSTLLEEPTLYDAFLRLLARQGLAVPADVLERDVREPWTFREDLVPVFRRVYEERDLPWGLYEACEDLVDLEDDVQEWRFRHLRTVQRTIGFQRGTGGSSGVDFLRRALDLTFFPELYAVRSEVGA; encoded by the coding sequence ATGACCCCGGACACCCACGAGCACCCCTCGGCCACGCGGCCGCTCGAGGCGGGTGTGCGCACCGACTTCCACGGCGCGATGAGCTACGGCCGCTACCTCGACCTGGACCGGCTGCTCGCGGCCCAGCACCCACGCAGCCGGCCCGAGCACCACGACGAGCTGCTCTTCATCATCCAGCACCAGACCTCCGAGCTGTGGCTGAAGCTGGTGCTCCACGAGCTGCGCGAGGCGCGGGCGCTGATGGACCGCGACCAGCTCGCCCCGGCGCTGAAGTGCCTGGCCCGGGTCAAGGCGACGATGCGCACGCTGATCCAGCAGTGGTCGGTGCTCGCGACGCTCACGCCGCGGGAGTACTCCGAGTTCCGCGGCGCCCTCGGCAGCAGCTCGGGGTTCCAGTCCCACCAGTACCGCGCGGTCGAGTTCCTGCTGGGCAACAAGGCGCCCGGCATGCTGCGGGTCTTCGAGTCCGAGCCCGAGGCGCACGCCCTGCTGTCCACGCTGCTGGAGGAGCCCACGCTGTACGACGCGTTCCTGCGGCTGCTCGCCCGCCAGGGCCTCGCCGTGCCGGCCGACGTGCTGGAGCGCGACGTCCGGGAGCCGTGGACCTTCCGCGAGGACCTGGTGCCGGTCTTCCGGCGGGTCTACGAGGAGCGCGACCTGCCCTGGGGCCTCTACGAGGCGTGCGAGGACCTCGTCGACCTCGAGGACGACGTCCAGGAGTGGCGCTTCCGGCACCTGCGGACCGTGCAGCGGACCATCGGCTTCCAGCGCGGCACCGGCGGGTCCTCCGGCGTCGACTTCCTGCGCCGGGCGCTGGACCTCACCTTCTTCCCCGAGCTGTACGCCGTGCGCAGCGAGGTGGGCGCGTGA
- a CDS encoding putative protein N(5)-glutamine methyltransferase, which produces MTTASTVVARLRAAGCVFAEEEAELLVGQAADATDLDRLVAARVAGLPLEQVLGWAEFAGLRVVVEPGVFVPRRRTTLLVRLALDRLARRAAGAVVVDLCCGSGAVAAAVRAARPDADVHAADLDPAAVACARRNLPPATVHEGDLFDALPRHLLGRVDVLVANAPYVPTGDVALMPPEARDHEHRVALDGGGDGLDVQRRVAAGATPWLAPGATVLVETGRHQAERSAALLRAAGLRTEIVLDDEVGGCAVLGR; this is translated from the coding sequence ATGACGACGGCGAGCACCGTGGTGGCGCGGCTGCGCGCCGCCGGGTGCGTCTTCGCCGAGGAGGAGGCCGAGCTGCTGGTCGGCCAGGCCGCCGACGCCACCGACCTCGACCGCCTCGTCGCGGCCCGCGTCGCCGGCCTCCCGCTGGAGCAGGTGCTGGGGTGGGCGGAGTTCGCCGGGCTGCGGGTGGTGGTCGAGCCGGGCGTCTTCGTCCCCCGGCGGCGTACGACGCTGCTGGTGCGGCTCGCGCTCGACCGGCTGGCGCGGCGCGCGGCCGGCGCGGTGGTCGTCGACCTGTGCTGCGGCTCCGGCGCGGTGGCCGCCGCCGTCCGCGCGGCCCGGCCCGACGCCGACGTGCACGCGGCTGACCTCGACCCGGCGGCCGTCGCCTGCGCGCGGCGGAACCTGCCCCCGGCCACGGTGCACGAGGGCGACCTCTTCGACGCCCTGCCGCGCCACCTGCTCGGCCGGGTGGACGTGCTGGTCGCGAACGCGCCGTACGTCCCGACCGGCGACGTCGCCCTGATGCCGCCCGAGGCGCGCGACCACGAGCACCGCGTGGCCCTCGACGGCGGTGGCGACGGCCTCGACGTCCAGCGCCGGGTGGCCGCCGGCGCGACGCCGTGGCTGGCGCCCGGCGCGACCGTGCTGGTCGAGACCGGTCGCCACCAGGCGGAGCGCTCGGCCGCGCTGCTGCGCGCCGCGGGCCTGCGGACCGAGATCGTCCTCGACGACGAGGTGGGCGGCTGCGCCGTGCTCGGACGGTAG
- a CDS encoding NADH:flavin oxidoreductase produces the protein MTAPDVFAPATLGPVRLRNRTVKAATFEGRTPQGQVTDELIDYHLAPVRGGVALTTVAYLAVAPEGRTHREVIVVGEDTLAGLARLADAVHAEGAAIAGQVGHAGPVANGRSNGVRAIAASGMPSPLSMQMIRSATEADLTRVTRAYVAAARTLIRAGFDVLELHMAHSYLISSFLAPGLNRRGDRWGGSLENRARLARQVARAVRDEVGDEVAVTAKVSTSDGFKGGVTTEAGLEVTRLLEADGNLDALQLSGGSSLMNPMYLFRGGTPVAEFAAAMPLPVRLGMRTPVGRSFMKSYEFHEGYFRDKALRFREALSMPLMFLGGVNRLETMQQAMADGFEYVALGRALLREPDLLARMQAGRAVEGVCIHCNRCMPTIYADGGTRCPVALELTASPA, from the coding sequence GTGACCGCTCCCGACGTCTTCGCCCCCGCCACCCTCGGCCCGGTGCGCCTGCGCAACCGGACGGTCAAGGCCGCGACGTTCGAGGGCCGCACCCCGCAGGGGCAGGTCACCGACGAGCTCATCGACTACCACCTCGCGCCGGTCCGTGGCGGCGTGGCGCTGACCACGGTGGCCTACCTGGCGGTGGCGCCCGAGGGGCGCACCCACCGCGAGGTGATCGTGGTCGGGGAGGACACCCTCGCCGGGCTGGCCCGGCTCGCCGACGCCGTGCACGCCGAGGGTGCCGCGATCGCGGGCCAGGTGGGCCACGCGGGCCCGGTGGCCAACGGCCGCTCCAACGGCGTCCGGGCGATCGCCGCCAGCGGCATGCCGAGCCCGCTGTCGATGCAGATGATCCGGTCGGCGACCGAGGCCGACCTGACCCGGGTGACCCGGGCGTACGTCGCCGCCGCGCGCACGTTGATCCGCGCCGGGTTCGACGTGCTCGAGCTGCACATGGCGCACAGCTACCTCATCTCCTCCTTCCTCGCGCCCGGCCTCAACCGCCGCGGGGACCGCTGGGGCGGCTCGCTGGAGAACCGTGCCCGCCTCGCCCGCCAGGTCGCCCGCGCGGTCCGCGACGAGGTCGGCGACGAGGTCGCGGTGACCGCGAAGGTGTCCACCTCCGACGGCTTCAAGGGCGGGGTCACCACCGAGGCCGGGCTCGAGGTGACGCGGCTGCTCGAGGCCGACGGCAACCTCGACGCGCTCCAGCTCTCCGGTGGCAGCTCGCTGATGAACCCGATGTACCTCTTCCGCGGCGGCACCCCGGTCGCGGAGTTCGCCGCCGCCATGCCGCTGCCGGTGCGGCTCGGGATGCGCACGCCGGTCGGCCGGTCGTTCATGAAGTCCTATGAGTTCCACGAGGGCTACTTCCGCGACAAGGCCCTGCGGTTCCGTGAGGCGCTGTCGATGCCGCTGATGTTCCTCGGCGGGGTCAACCGGCTGGAGACGATGCAGCAGGCGATGGCCGACGGCTTCGAGTACGTCGCCCTGGGCCGCGCCCTGCTCCGCGAGCCGGACCTGCTGGCGCGGATGCAGGCCGGCCGCGCCGTCGAGGGCGTCTGCATCCACTGCAACCGGTGCATGCCCACCATCTACGCCGACGGCGGCACTCGCTGCCCGGTCGCCCTCGAGCTGACCGCCTCGCCTGCCTGA
- a CDS encoding diacylglycerol kinase, with amino-acid sequence MSQVIPEKPLRVVVWSTGTIGRHAIAGIDAHPDLELVGVWVSNPAKDGRDAGELAELGRELGILATTDRDALVALAPDAIVHTAMADDRVFECIEDLVGFVEAGINVTSSGPVLLQWPEGILPPEMIERIEDACRRGGASLHVNGIDPGFANDVLPLVMTSLSQRIDEVRVLEVCDYSTYYQPVVMGEMFGFGKPMEELGMLWHPGILTMAWGSVVRQIAAALDVTLDEPLTEEVDRRPAARDTSSVSGDIAAGTLGAVRFQVIGKVDGVPRVVLEHVTRTDAAEHDDWERPPAGTDGCYRVRITGEPMMQVDFLHHGEHGDHNVSGMITTAQRIVNALPAVVAAEPGIVRAVDLPLVTGRGLVTGAGR; translated from the coding sequence ATGTCACAGGTCATCCCCGAGAAGCCCCTGCGCGTCGTCGTCTGGTCGACCGGGACCATCGGCCGGCACGCGATCGCCGGCATCGACGCCCACCCGGACCTCGAGCTGGTCGGGGTGTGGGTCTCCAACCCGGCCAAGGACGGCCGCGACGCCGGCGAGCTGGCCGAGCTCGGCCGCGAGCTGGGCATCCTGGCGACGACCGACCGCGACGCGCTGGTCGCGCTGGCGCCCGACGCGATCGTGCACACCGCGATGGCCGACGACCGGGTCTTCGAGTGCATCGAGGACCTGGTCGGCTTCGTCGAGGCGGGGATCAACGTGACCAGCAGCGGACCCGTGCTGCTGCAGTGGCCGGAGGGGATCCTGCCGCCGGAGATGATCGAGCGGATCGAGGACGCCTGCCGCCGCGGGGGCGCGAGCCTGCACGTCAACGGCATCGACCCCGGGTTCGCCAACGACGTGCTGCCGCTGGTGATGACGAGCCTGTCCCAGCGCATCGACGAGGTGCGCGTGCTGGAGGTCTGCGACTACTCGACCTACTACCAGCCGGTGGTGATGGGCGAGATGTTCGGCTTCGGCAAGCCGATGGAGGAGCTCGGCATGCTCTGGCACCCCGGCATCCTCACCATGGCGTGGGGCAGCGTCGTGCGGCAGATCGCGGCCGCCCTCGACGTCACCCTCGACGAGCCGCTGACCGAGGAGGTGGACCGTCGCCCGGCCGCCCGGGACACCAGCTCGGTCTCCGGCGACATCGCCGCCGGGACCCTGGGCGCGGTGCGCTTCCAGGTGATCGGCAAGGTCGATGGCGTGCCGCGCGTGGTGCTCGAGCACGTCACCCGCACCGACGCCGCCGAGCACGACGACTGGGAGCGCCCGCCGGCCGGCACCGACGGCTGCTACCGCGTCCGCATCACCGGCGAGCCGATGATGCAGGTCGACTTCCTCCACCACGGCGAGCACGGCGACCACAACGTCAGCGGCATGATCACCACCGCGCAGCGGATCGTGAACGCCCTGCCCGCCGTCGTCGCCGCCGAGCCCGGCATCGTCCGCG